GTTCGGAGCGTAATGAAGATCCTCAGTCTCACCGGTATGGATACTTTGCCAACTATAGCATGGATATCTTTGAGTATCGATTGCCGAGTAGCAGTTTGTGGCAGATTACAAATGAAACGTATAACTGCACTCAACCCATGTATTTAGATAGCGGCAATAAGATAGCTTTTGTATCTGCTCGCAATGAGATTACGAATCTGGAACTAATAGATTCGGAAAGCAATCAGATTGCTACTATTAGCAACGTGCTTGCCGGCATCTATAATGGAGATTTTTCTCAAGACGGCAATTACATGGTGGTTTCGAACTATTTCAACGGAGCTTGGAACATCTATTTTGAAACAAATCCAATTCCCAACCCGCAGTATCAAGAGTTTTATGCCGCAACGCCCTATAACAAAGAATACGATCTTTTAGATAGAATTGACTTTACGGAATTGGATAAATATGGCAAGAGCGATAAATCAAAACCTGTCCGGAGTAGAAATCCTAATGCCAGTAGAGAGAGCAGACGCCCCTTTATAAGCGGGTTTGAACCCGTTGTTCCGGATACAGCTCAGATTGCTGTAAATTTCTCTTGGGATGACCGTCCTCAAGAGGCATCAGATAATCCCCCCGTTATTCAAAAATACCGTCCACGCTTTGCTTTAGATACCCTTTGGGGAGGATTGGCATACAGCTCCAGTTATGGGGCTATCGGCAGTGTGGAAGTGGGACTTAGCGATTTGATGGGGGATCATGGCATAGGCATCAGCGTGGGTATTGCAGATCAGATTAAAAAGAGTAATCTGGTATTTTCATATCTGTATCTTAAGCGCAGGACAGATTTGGGATTTGGGGTCTATAATCTATATAATGAAGCGTATTATCTCTATTATTATCAAGGAGAATCCGATTATTACCGTCTGCGTCAACGACAAAGCGGATTTTACGCATTGGCGAGGTATCCCTTCAACCGTTTTGCCCGGGTGGAAGTTGAGAATATGCTTTTTGATTACGAGATGCATTGGGATTATTTGTTGGATGGCAATATAGAAACAGATAACTGGGATGAGGATATTGATCATGTTAAAACGGTAGCCTACGCCCCACGCATAAATCTGGTGTACGACAATGCGCTTTATGGCTCAACCGGACCGCTTTTGGGCTTTAAGGGGATATTGAGCACAAGTAAGAGTTTTGCCAAGCAAGATTTGGATTATTTTACTAATTATATAGATCTGCGTAGTTACACTTTGTTTAGCAAACGCTATTCGTTGGCGCTAAGGGCAAATGCGGGCATTAGTACGGGATCCGATCCAGATTATTTTTCTTTGGGCGGATATTATGGCGTGCGCGCATTGGATTATAACCTTGCCGGCAAAAAGAAAGTATTGACCACAGTGGAATTGCGCTTTCCTCTTTTGGATTATATTGCTATGGCTTTTCCTCTGCCGCTCAGTTTGGGTAATGTTAGAGGATCGGCTTATGTGGACGCAGGCGCAGTATGGAACGATAATAGCAAGTTTCGCGGCGCAATAGATGGAAAACTGGAAGATATCAAGCTGGGCTACGGATTTGGACCCAGATTGAATATTGGTTATTTTGTTCTCAAGCTCGATGTAGCATGGCTTACAGATTTTTCTAAGATCAGTAAACCGCAAGTCTACCTCAGCTTATCCGAAGATTTTTAATATACCAGATAAATTAAGGAGTAACCATGAAAATCGATGTTAGCCGGAAAATACCGGAGCATATCGAAACCCTTGTGATAATCAATGAAGAAGATGCCAAGATATCGGAAATGGAACTCTTGGACGAAAAGACACGCGAATCTATAGAGTTATTTTCCGAAACAGAAGAGTATAATTATGAATTGGCGAAAGTAAAAAGCTTTAGCCAAATGGTTGGCAAAAAACCGCAAAACATATTACTGGCTGGCGCTGGAGATACAGACAAGCTTGGGCTGGACGGATTACGTAAGGTCTTTGCTGCATCCTGGCGAGAAGCCATGCGTTTGAAGGCCAAACATGTACACGTAATATTCGGTTTCGAATTAAAAGTTTCGGAAGTGAATTTGGGGCATATTCTTGCTGAAACAGCCATCTTAACTTCATATAAATTTAATAAATATATAAGCTTGGATAAAAACCACGATATTGAGAGCATCCATCTTATCTATTTTACCAAAACAAATCGCCACATAAACCGGGGCATCCTTGAAGGCAGAATATACGCCGAAGCCACGAATATGGCGCGGGATTTGGTTAATGAACCACCAAACGTGATGAATCCTGAAAACCTTGCCGATCATGCCAAAAAAGCTGCCCTACAATACGGTTTCTCGATAGACATATACTCTGTGGATAAGCTCAGACGCCTCAAGATGGAAGCTCTGCTGAGTGTGGGTAAGGGATCTAAAAGCGAGCCCAAACTCATTTTAATGCGCTATAATGGCAATCCGGATAAGAAACATCAACTCTGTGCATTAGTAGGTAAGGGACTTACCTTCGATTCCGGCGGATACAGCCTAAAACCAGGTCCAAGCATGGTAAACATGAAAAGTGATATGGGTGGCGCAGCGGCTGTTATTGGGGCTATGGCAGCTATCTCGACTTTGAAGCTGAAAGTTAACGTATTAGGCGTAATCGCTGCTGCCGAAAACATGATCGGATCTAATGCCTATCGTCCGGGCGATATTATCACTGCGATGTCTGGCAAAACCATTGAAGTTTTAAATACCGATGCCGAAGGCAGATTGACTCTTGTAGACGCCATTCACTACGCCATAGAAAAAGAAAAAGCAGATAGAGTGTTAGATATCGCAACGCTTACCGGAGCGGCTGTAGCTGCGCTTGGAAAAGATTTTTCGGCAGTATTAAGTAACGATGATGGATGGTATAACAAACTCGCTACTGCATCCGAAACAAGCGGTGAAAGAATATGGCGTATGCCCTTGCATCAAGACTATAAAGAACTAATCAAATCTGAAATTGCAGATCTGAAGAATGTAGGCGGACCCTTAGCGGGTTGCATTACGGCTGCGCTATTTATTGAAGAATTTGTCCAAAACAAAGCTTGGATACATATTGATATTGCTGGCACAGCTATGAACGATAAAGCACATGGGACCGATAATTATGGCGCAACCGGTGTGGGAGTGCGCTTGCTAACCAACCTTATTCGCAATATGGAATAAGGCTTATTGCTTCTGTTGGGATTATTTTCTATCCTACAAGCAAGCTTGGGAGTAGTAATGAAAACCCTTGGTAGCATCATTTTGATAATGCTTATTGCCCTATCCGGTTGCAAGGCTCCGGCAGAAAAGAAAAATGAGGAAAAAGTACTTATCCTTGCTTCAATATATCCGTATGAATTGCTCTTAAAACAAATGGTGGGCGATGCCATCGAAGTGCGGAGTATTATTCCGCCAAATGCTTCGGTGCACTCTTTCAGCCCCCAACCATCTGATCTGAAGAATCTGCATAAAGCAGAATTGATACTGATAAATGGAATGGGTCTGGAAGATGTGTTTATGCAACACCTCAGCACTATGAAAGAAAAGCTAATGATTAGTGCCGATCTACTAAACGATTTGATTGCACTGGATTCACTTAATCAAATACGCCACATGCAGATGCATCAGCTCGAAAAAGAACATGAAGAGCATAATCATCAGCATGCGGGCGGGGATCCGCATCTTTGGACATCTCCCAAGATGATGCTGAAATTGGCAACCAAGCTCAAAACTGAGCTGGTATCCCGCTTTCCCAGCTTTGCTCCGCTTATTACCCACAACTATGAAAACATCATTGCCGAGCTGAATGATGCGCATGAAAAAATAGAACAGGAACGAACGGCATTTCGTGAGCCGGCTTTGGTAACTTATCACAATAGCTTCCATTACTTTGCTGCGGAATACGATATAAACTATCTGGGCTGGGTTCAAAGCTCTCCTGGGCGCGAACCTTCTCCGCGTGAACTTGCTCGCCTGGGTGCTAAGATTAGAGATCATGGTGTGCGCCGGATCTTTATTGAGCCGCAGCAAAACCCTAAATCTGCCGAAGTACTTGCACGAGAATACAAATTGGATTTGGGTACTTTAGATCCCATTGGAAGCACTTTAGAAGCGAAGACAATTGCGCAATTGATCCTGCTTAACTGGGAATCTATGAAGCAGGCTTTTTGAAACAAGTATTCTATAAGAGGCAGAAATGATCCAGATTAAGGATCTGCAATATCGAGTTGCAGGGAAAAGCATTCTTGAGGATATCAATCTGGAAATTCCCGATAATGTTTTTGCTGCGATAATTGGACCCAATGGTGCCGGAAAATCTACCCTCATTAAGCTATTGATGGGCATTATCGAACTGCAGGAAGGAAGCATCTTGATTGATGGTATACCACAAGAGAAATGGTTGAAATCCGATGGGTTTGGTTATCTTCCGCAACGGGAGGAATTTGACCGTGGATTTCC
This DNA window, taken from Candidatus Cloacimonadota bacterium, encodes the following:
- a CDS encoding BamA/TamA family outer membrane protein, whose protein sequence is MKKILFVILLMGISLLMAQSFGQNKVNAVVQDWSVLKTMHFDIYFLKGEDEFGKTAALMAEEIYYYLKADLKYPVLSRIPLIFYSTKSEFQVTNIIYPLLSEGVGGFTESLRNRVVVPFDGSYSNLEELLAHELTHAYINALDERVTNAIESLRPSAFPFWFSEGLPEFLSIGGEDEYNNMFILDMVVNDNLPGLDYIDGYLAYRLGESFLTYIANTYGRDKVSEYFYSLRTMTNLEEATKRVFGIKFSELESRWKYQLKRDYYPTVNSHKIPQEEYERRTNNKEDGSYFNFSPRFSPDGSRYAYFSDAGARYSIWLAGTHGIAKPRKILTGETTGKLEEFYFMRSNLSWFPDGKRLAFAAKTTEGDRIHILNVDKGKIEDTITIPNLRAIFELDVASDGQRIVMSAQQNMQTDIYIYNIENQDLQQLTNDSFYDAQPRFSPDGTRIVFSSERNEDPQSHRYGYFANYSMDIFEYRLPSSSLWQITNETYNCTQPMYLDSGNKIAFVSARNEITNLELIDSESNQIATISNVLAGIYNGDFSQDGNYMVVSNYFNGAWNIYFETNPIPNPQYQEFYAATPYNKEYDLLDRIDFTELDKYGKSDKSKPVRSRNPNASRESRRPFISGFEPVVPDTAQIAVNFSWDDRPQEASDNPPVIQKYRPRFALDTLWGGLAYSSSYGAIGSVEVGLSDLMGDHGIGISVGIADQIKKSNLVFSYLYLKRRTDLGFGVYNLYNEAYYLYYYQGESDYYRLRQRQSGFYALARYPFNRFARVEVENMLFDYEMHWDYLLDGNIETDNWDEDIDHVKTVAYAPRINLVYDNALYGSTGPLLGFKGILSTSKSFAKQDLDYFTNYIDLRSYTLFSKRYSLALRANAGISTGSDPDYFSLGGYYGVRALDYNLAGKKKVLTTVELRFPLLDYIAMAFPLPLSLGNVRGSAYVDAGAVWNDNSKFRGAIDGKLEDIKLGYGFGPRLNIGYFVLKLDVAWLTDFSKISKPQVYLSLSEDF
- a CDS encoding leucyl aminopeptidase; amino-acid sequence: MKIDVSRKIPEHIETLVIINEEDAKISEMELLDEKTRESIELFSETEEYNYELAKVKSFSQMVGKKPQNILLAGAGDTDKLGLDGLRKVFAASWREAMRLKAKHVHVIFGFELKVSEVNLGHILAETAILTSYKFNKYISLDKNHDIESIHLIYFTKTNRHINRGILEGRIYAEATNMARDLVNEPPNVMNPENLADHAKKAALQYGFSIDIYSVDKLRRLKMEALLSVGKGSKSEPKLILMRYNGNPDKKHQLCALVGKGLTFDSGGYSLKPGPSMVNMKSDMGGAAAVIGAMAAISTLKLKVNVLGVIAAAENMIGSNAYRPGDIITAMSGKTIEVLNTDAEGRLTLVDAIHYAIEKEKADRVLDIATLTGAAVAALGKDFSAVLSNDDGWYNKLATASETSGERIWRMPLHQDYKELIKSEIADLKNVGGPLAGCITAALFIEEFVQNKAWIHIDIAGTAMNDKAHGTDNYGATGVGVRLLTNLIRNME
- a CDS encoding metal ABC transporter substrate-binding protein yields the protein MKTLGSIILIMLIALSGCKAPAEKKNEEKVLILASIYPYELLLKQMVGDAIEVRSIIPPNASVHSFSPQPSDLKNLHKAELILINGMGLEDVFMQHLSTMKEKLMISADLLNDLIALDSLNQIRHMQMHQLEKEHEEHNHQHAGGDPHLWTSPKMMLKLATKLKTELVSRFPSFAPLITHNYENIIAELNDAHEKIEQERTAFREPALVTYHNSFHYFAAEYDINYLGWVQSSPGREPSPRELARLGAKIRDHGVRRIFIEPQQNPKSAEVLAREYKLDLGTLDPIGSTLEAKTIAQLILLNWESMKQAF